The genomic region GCTCCTCGGCCCACGGACTCTCGTCGTGGCTCGTGATCAGTTGCGGCAGCACCACGTCGTGGCCGTCGTGCAGGTGCGCGACCGCCATGGTCGACCCGAGCTCCCGCGCGGTGCGCAGCGCCGAGTCGAAGTCGTTCTGCCAACCGCCCACCAGCCCCACGAGCACATCGATGTCGAGATTCAGCACGCCTGGATGCTCCGCCGCATACCGCCGCGCAAGCGTCGACTTTCCCACCCGCGATGGACCGTTCAGATGGATGAGCCGCGACATCCGGCCACCCTAGCGTCGGATGCCGAATGGCTTTCGTGCGAGTACTCGGGCCGGGTCGCTTCACGGATAGGCGTCGGACTCATTGTCGCCGCTGAGACAGTCGGCCGCGTCGTGGTACGGCCCCTTCACCCTTGCGATGGTCAGCCGCTGGCCCACATACAGGTCGGACTGGTGACCGTCGAGCCCCGGGTTCGACCCGTAGAGGTCTGCCATGCAGACGCCGAAGCGACCCGCGATGGCGAACGGAGTGTCGCCAGCAGCGACGATGTAGCGGAAGTGCCCGGGCGCCGTCATGGTCGCCTGTCCGATCGCGTTCTCCCTCGCACCGCCGTCGGCCGCCGGGCCGAGCGACGCGCTCGCACGGGGAGCGGACGTCGACGTCGCACCGTGCGTCGTCACCGACGGCCGTCCGTGGGTCCCGGTGCACCCGGTGAGCACGACCGCCGAGCCCAACAGCACGGCAACGGCAGCCGCGCACACGGGATGCCCGCGCCGCGCGGCCGCGATACGCCCCGGTCCGCCTCGTCCCACCGTCACAACCTGCCTGACTCCGACGGCCGATGTCCAGTCTTGACCGACGCCGGAAATCCTCTCGGCGTCGCACACGACGAGTCATCGGTCACGTTCGCATCGCGTCGTGTCGTCTCTTCCGCACCCGCGGATTCCCGGTCTGGCGCCACGTGCCCCGCGAGTCGACCCACCTCGGCGCTCGCACATACGGCGTGCCGTCGCGCATGGTGACGGCCCATCCTGCGGTGTCGATCGTGCGGTGGTGGTACCAGCAGAGGGTGACTCCGTTGTCGGTGTGCGTCGGTCCGCCACTGGCGTGCTCGATCACGTGGTGCACCTCGCACCACGCGGCGGGAACGCTGCACCCAGGGATCACGCAGCCACCGTCGCGTGCCGCGATGGCCGTGCCCGCGTCCGCAGACCAAGTCCTCGTGCGCGACGGTGACCGTGACGGTGGGAGCCGCCCCGCCCATCGATGCCACCTCGCCCGAGCGGGCGGCAGCATCGATCAGCGACGCGAACGCATCGTGCCGCTTCTGCGCCTGCGACCGCCCGTCCTCGGCTCCTTCAGCCGCATCGCCGCTCACGGCCGTGTCAGTCTCGAGGAAGATCGGAGCCGACTTCGGCGACACCACGGCGGCGAGCGCGGACTCGAGTTTGCCCGAGATCTCCGGCAGGAGCTCCATCCGATATCGCACCAGGCCGTTTCGGGCTCCGAGCTTCACCAGCCCGCGGTGCCGCATCGCCTCCTCGCCGTCGATCTCCAGGCCATCCGGGTCAAGCGCGGTTTTCCACCGCGTACGAGATCACTGCGCCGTCCGCGGCGGTGACGGTCCGTCTCCCCGCCATGGCCACGGCGGACTACTCCCCCGCAGGTGAGGTCGACCGCACTTCCGGCACCACCGGCACGGGCGGAACGGCGGCGCCTCTCCGCCGAAGATTCGAGTACACCAGCACCAGCACGATCAGCGACAGGCTGCCGCCGAACGGCACCGCGTTCGTCACCAGACCGAGGAATCCGCCCGCAGCGGCCTGGATGAGCTCGATCACCGTGAGCACGACCGCCGGAATCAGAATGAGCCATCCGCTCCAGCTCGTGCCCAGCAGCATGAGCACGGCGCCCGCCAGTGCCACGAGCCACACGAGCAGCCCGATGCCGACGAGGAGAAGGGTGACAGGCGGCTCGCCGAAGTCGGGGAGGCCGAGCGCGCCGCCCACGAGCCACACGATCATCGGCACGTACGAGAGCAGCAGCATCACTGTCACGCCGAAGATGACACCCCGCAGCACCGGCTCGACAGCCGTCGTTCGATCGACTCTGATCTGAGGGGTCTTCTCCGTCATCGTGCATGCTCCTCGCGAGTGGGGCCGTGTCGAACCCCGTGCAGTCTATGGGCCGATTGCAGGGCGCGATCTCGTCAACGGGATGCCCCGCATCCGGGCCAAGCGCACGCACCGAGTAACACGTTTTCGTCGGTATCCCAACGGGTGGGTACCCTGGGGAGCGATGACGAACGGTGCCCCCTCGAATCACTCACCCGACGACGCCTCCGAAACGCGCGAACTGCGCAGCGGCGACGTCCCCGAAGCTCTTCGTTCCGACGTGCGCTTTCTCGGCGGACTGCTCGGCCGCGTGCTGGCCGAATCAGGCGGCCAGGAGCTGCTCGACGATGTCGAAAGGCTGCGCGCGCTCACGATCGATGCGTACGAGCGCAGCGGCCAGGCATCCATCGAAGACGCCGAGGCCCTGATCGAGGGCTTCACCCTCGATCGAGCCGAGCAGGTGGCCCGCGCGTTCACCGTGTACTTCCACCTGGTGAATCTCGCGGAGGAGCGGCATCGCGTTCGCGTGCTGCTCGCCCGCGATCCGTGGACCGCCGACGGCCACCGCCCGGCCGAGTCGTTCGCGAGCGCGTTCGCCGCGCTGAGCGAGGAGGTCGGCGAAGACGAGGCCAGGCACCGCGTCTCCGAGCTGGAGTTCCGTCCGGTGCTCACCGCGCACCCCACCGAGGCGCGCCGGCGTGCCATCGCGTACGCCATTCGCCGCATCAGCGACCTGGTGGCCGAGCACGACGACCCGCGTCTCGGTGCCCTCGCGCGTAGCGAGAACGAGCGCCAGCTGCTCGCCGAGATCGACACGCTCTGGCGCACCGCGCCGCTGCGCTCGAACCGTCCGACGCCCCTCGACGAAGTGCGCACGGCGATGAACATCTTCGACCAGACGCTGTTCCAGGCCATCCCGCAGGCCTATCGCCTCATCGACGAGCGCCTCGCCGGAGCGGATGACACGCCCCGCGAACCCGCGGCCCGTCCGTTCGTGCGCTTCGGCAGCTGGATCGGCGCCGACCGCGACGGCAACCCGTTCGTCACGGCCAAGATCACGCGCAAGGCTGCGGCCATCGCCGCCGAGCACGTGCTGCTCGGCCTGGAGCGCGCCACCGACCGCATCGGCCGCACGCTCACTCTCGACGCCGGCGACACCCCGCCCAGCCAGGAGCTGCTCGAGCTCTGGCGGCGACAGCGCTCGCTCGCCGAGGAGCTCGCCACCGACATCGCCACCCGCTCCCCCGACGAGCCGCACCGCCGTGTGCTGCTGATGATCGCCGAGCGCATCTCCGCCACCCGACGCCGCGACGCCGACCTCGCCTACGAGAGCCCCGAGGCACTGCTCGCCGAGCTGCGGATCGTGCAGAACTCGCTGGTCGCGGCGGGCGACAAGCGCAACGCCTACGGTGAGGTGCAGCATCTCATCTGGCAGGTCGAGACGTTCGGCTTCCACCTCGCCGAGCTCGAGGTGCGTCAGCACTCCAAGGTGCACCGCCTGACTCTCGAGGCCATCGCGGCCGGCGCCCGCGGCGACGACGACCTCGACGAGATGAGCACCGAAGTGCTCGAGGTCTTCCGAGTGATCGCCCAGCTGCAGAAGCGCTACGGCGTGAACACGGCGCGCCGCTACATCATCTCGTTCACGCAGTCCGTCGACGACATCGCCAACGTGTACCGGCTGGCCGGGCACGCGCTCGGATCGCCAGAGGCCGCGCCTGTGCTCGACGTCATCCCGCTGTTCGAGACGTTCGCCGACCTGGATGCCTCCACCGACATCCTCGACGGAATGATCCGGCTCCCCGAGGTGGCCGCCCGGCTCGAGCAGACGGGCCGCAGGCTCGAGGTCATGCTCGGCTACTCCGACTCCTCGAAGGACGTCGGCCCGGTCTCCGCGACGCTCGCCCTGTACCAGGCGCAGGCCCGCATCGCCCAATGGGCCGAGCGCAACGACATCGTGCTCACCTTGTTCCACGGCCGCGGCGGCGCACTCGGCCGCGGCGGCGGTCCGGCCAACGAGGTGATGCTCGCCCAGCCGCCCGGGTCGGTCGACGGACGCTTCAAGCTCACCGAACAGGGCGAGGTGATCTTCGCCCAGTACGGCGACCCGGTCATCGCCGTGCGCCACCTCGAGCAGATCGCGGCGGCGACGCTGATGGCATCCGCTCCCTCGATCGGCGAGCGCAACGCGCGCGCCGCCGAGGAGTTCGCCGGCCTCGCGGCGAGGCTCGACGAGGTCAGCCGCGCACGCTTCTTCGAACTGGTGAAAGCCGACGGCTTCGCGCCCTGGTTCGGCCGCGTCACCCCGCAGGAGGAGATCGGCCTGCTGGCCCTCGGCTCGCGGCCGGCGCGTCGCGGCCTCTCTGTCGAGTCGCTCGAAGACCTGCGCGCCATCCCATGGGTGTTCGCCTGGACCCAGGCTCGCGTCAACCTCACCGGCTGGTTCGGCCTCGGCTCGGCACTGGCCGAGATCGGCGACGTCGAACTGCTGCGGGACGCCTACGACAGGTGGCCGCTGTTCCGCACCATGATCGAGAACGTCGAGCAGTCACTCGCGAAGACCGACGAGCGACTCGCCCGCCGCTACCTCGCACTCGGCGACCGCGACGACCTCGCCGAGCTGGTGCTGTCGGAGATGGCGCTCACCCGCGAGTGGGCGATGAAGACGAGCGGCGCATCCGAGCTGCTCGCCGGCCGCCCCGTGCTGCGCCGGGCTGTTCGCCTGCGCAGCCCCTACGTCGACGCGCTCTCGCTGCTGCAGCTGCGCGCTCTTCGCGCACTGCGCAGCGACGCGGACGCCGACAACATCGATACGACGCAGCAGGACGAGCTGCGCCGGCTGCTCCTTCTCAGCGTCAACGGCGTCGCCGCCGGCCTGCAGAACACGGGCTGAGCTGTCGCGTACACGATTCAGGCCGGCATGCCGCAGCACGTCCCCGAGCGGGATGGAACGCGGTTGCCGGCCTGAATGATGTACGGTGCGCGCCGGTCGCGGACCGGCTGTTTCAAGCGGCCCTGGCCGCACTGCGGCTGCCGCGTATGCTCTGCTTGACGGCCAGGGAACGGAGGAGACGTGCGCGCAACGATGAAGGACGTCGCGGCGCTCGCCGGCGTCTCCCCCAAGACCGTCTCCAACGTCATCAACGGCGTCGTCTTCGTGCGCCCGGAGACGAAGGAGCGCGTGGAGAAGGCGCTCGCCCAGCTTGACTACGTGCCCAACTTCAGCGCGCGCGGTCTGCGCAACGGACGTTCGGGAGTCATCGCGCTCGCTCTGCCCGATCTGGCCACGGCGTATTCCGCCGAGACGGCGCACCACTTCGTCGAGGCCGCGCACGCACACGGCTGGGGCGTGCAGATCGAGGAGACCGGCGCAGAGCCGGCCCGCGAGCAAGAGCTCGTCTCCCGGGCGCGGGCCAGCATGGTCGACGGGCTCGTGCTCAACCCCGTCGTCTCCGACGAGTTCGCCCTGCCCGACGACCCTCTGCAGGTGCCGCCCGCCGTGCTGATCGGCGAAGTGCCGCAGAGCCGGCTCGACCAGGTGCGCGTGAATCCCGAGCTCGCCGCTTACGACATGACCACTCTCCTCATCGCGGGCGGCCACCGGCGCATCGCCGTCGTCGGCACGCCGATGGGTCGGCAGCAGACGTTCACCTCCCGGCTGCGCACGGCCGGCTTCCGGCGCGCACTCGAGGATGCCGGCATCCCGCACGACCATCGGCTCGAGATCGGCTGCGAAGACTGGTCGCCCCGCGGCGGCTTCCACGCGGTCGACGCCTACCTCGACCACGAGAGGATGCCCGACGCCTTCTTCTGCTTCACGGACTCCCTCGCCATCGGCGTGCTGAGCCTGCTGTGGCGAAGGGGCGTCCAGGTGCCGCAGGGCGTGTCGGTCGCCGGCTTCGACGACGTCGCCCACGGCGAGTTCGCCACCCCGCCGCTCACCACGGTCACGTGGGACAAGCGCGCCTTCGCGGAGGCGGCGCTCGACCGCCTCGCACGGCGCATCACGGACCGCGCAGCCCCCGTCAGCGTGCTCGACATTCCGCACACGGTGGTCGAGCGGGAGAGCACGCGACGGGTCTGAGCACGCTCGGCCGCGACGCGGCATCCACGGGCCTTGAAGCCACTGCAACGATGTAATAGTGTCGCCTTCGCCGCATCGTCGTGCCATCGCCATCGCCTGAGGAGTTCCATGTCCCGCGCCGCCATCACCGTCGACCGCGATTTCACTGTCGGTCCCGTACCGAGACGACTCTTCGGATCGTTCGTCGAGCACATGGGCAGGTGCGTGTACTCGGGCATCTTCGAGCCAGGGCATCCTGCCGCCGACGAGAACGGCTACCGCACCGACGTGCTCGAGCTCGTGAACGAGCTCGGCGTGAGCGTGGTGCGCTACCCGGGCGGCAACTTCGTCTCGGGCTACGACTGGGAAGACGGCATCGGTCCCGTCGAGTCGCGCCCCCGCCGCCTCGACGGCGCATGGCACACCGTGGAGACCAATGCATTCGGCCTGCACGAGTTCGCCTGCTGGGCGACGAAGGCGAACGTCGAGATCATGGAGGCCGTGAACCTCGGCACCCGCGGTGTGGATGCCGCCCGCCGTCTCGTCGAGTACGCCAACCACCCAGGCGGCACCTACCTCTCCGATCTGCGCAAGAAGAACGGCGCAGCCGACCCCTTCGGCATCAAGCTCTGGTGTCTGGGCAACGAGATGGACGGCCCGTGGCAGATCGGCCACAAGACGGCGCACGAATACGGCAGGCTCGCGCAGGAGGCCGGCAAGGCGATGCGGCTCGTCGACCCGTCGATAGAACTCGTCGCCAGCGGCAGCTCCAACCGCGGCATGCCGACGTTCGGCGCGTGGGAGCAGACGGTGCTGGAGCACACCTACGACGTCGTCGACTACGTATCGCTGCACGCGTACTACGAGGAGACCGGCGGCGACACCGCGAGCTTCCTCGCCTCCGGTGTCGACATGGACCTCTTCATCGAAGGGGTCATCGCGACCGCCGATGCGGTGCGCGCCAAGGGCAGGCACCGCAAGCACATCAACCTCTCCTTCGACGAGTGGAACGTCTGGTACCAGTCGACGCGCGAGGGCGACGACCAGCCGACGACCATCGAGGCGCGCGGCGGGTGGCACGAGCATCCTCGCATCATCGAGGACGAGTACGACGTGACCGATGCCGTTGTCGTCGGCACCCTGCTCAACTCGCTGCTGCGGCACGGCGACCGGGTAGCGATCGCGAACCAGGCCCAGCTGGTCAACGTGATCGCGCCGATCAGGGCCGAAGCGAACGGTCCGGCCTGGCGGCAGTCCGTCTTCTGGCCGTTCGCGAGGATGTCCGAGCTCGCGCGCGGCGAGATCCTGCGGCTGTCGACCACCGCCGACCGCGTCGAGACGGCGAAGTACGGCGACGCCGACGTGGTCGATGCGAGCGCGACCTGGGACGAGGCATCCGGCCGCATCGCCTTCTTCCTCGCCAACCGAGGACTCGACGAGGCTGCGGACGTGACGGTGACGCTGCGCGGCCTGACGGCGGGTCGTGTGACCCGTGCCGAGGTGCTGCACGCGCCGGACGGTGCCGATCGTTTCGCCACGAACAACGAGCAGAATCAGCACCGCGTCCGCCTCGCGCCGCTCACCGACGTGGCCACGGAGCACGAGACTCTGCGGGTCGCACTGCCCCCGCTGTCGTGGGCGGTCGTCGAGATCGAAGCGGCCAGGGCGTAACGGGCGGCGGCGCGCAGCAGGCTCAGCCGGCGGCGTCGGAGCCGGCATCCCCTCCGCCGCTCGCGTCGAGCAGCGCGCGCAGCTCACCGAGGGCACGATGGATCTCGCGCACGATCTGCTGTCGCCCGAGGCCGCGCGGCGTGCTCGCCACGCTCATGAACGCCACCATGACGAGCTGCACGGCGAGCCGGGCGGTCTTCGGGTCGCTGCGCTGCTCCGCCAGTGACACCAGTCCGCCCTTGTGCTCCTCCGCCCACTGATACATCGTGGGCACGAGCTCGGGATGCTTGAGAATCAGCGCCCCCGCTCGCTTGCGGTCCTGGGGCAGCCCGTCGGAGAACCCGGCGACCAGCTCGACGAGGTCGTCGATCAACGACGCCGAGCCGTTCAAGAAGGCCTCGCGGTCGCGATCCGGGATGCTGCCGTCCGGCAGCCCGAGGATCGCGGCGTTCTTGCTCGGGAAGTAGTTGAAGAACGTGCGTGGCGACACCCCCGCCGCGGCGCAGATCTCCTCGACTGTGGTGTCGGCGATGCCCTTCGCCGCGACGAGCTCGTTCGCGGCGACACGGAGCCGCTCTCTCGTCTCACGCTTCTTGCGTTCGCGCAGGGATTCGCTCGCCGCTGCGCCGGTCGTGTCGGTCACGACATTCATTCTGGCCTCCTTGCCGCGCGTGCCGGGCCCGCGGCTGCGGGTCCGGCACGCGCGATCCGTCTCGCCGGCTACACCGCCAGGCTCTCCTCGAGCTCGTCGATCTTCGCGTCGTCGTCCGCCTGCTCCTGCAGTGCGGAGCGCTCGCGAAGCGGCGGAGCCTTGAAGAAGATGCTGAGCACGAACGCGACGAGCATCACGATCAGCCCTGTCACGTACACGACGCTCGTCGCCGAGGTGAACCCGGTGAGGAACGGCGTGGTGAGCCGCTTGTCCGCGCCGTTCAGGAACGACGTGTCGCTCATGCTGGAGCCCGACGACGAGGTGGTGGCTCCGTCGATCTTCCTGGCGATGGTCGGAACCACCTCATCGACGACCGCCGTGCGCTGCGCGGTGTTCGAGTAGTCGACGGCCAGCTTGCCGTCGATGACCGAGACGCCCGCCTTGGCGGCTGCCGCGTTCAACGCCTTCTGCGTCGCCGCCGGGAGCGCTGCTGCGACCTGCTGCTTGATCACGGCATCCGCCTGATCGGCGGGCACGGCACCGAGAACGACGGCCTGCTGCACGCCGGTGGTGACCTGCGCGGTGACCGCCTTCGTCACGGCCGTCTCGACCGAGGAGGTGGCGGCATCCAGCTTCGTACCGACCTGCTTCTCGATGGGACCGACGATCGGCGTCCAGATCTGCTTCATCACGGCCTTGTTGGCAGGCGCCGTCGCGACGGTCGGGTTCATGGCGGCGTCGAGCGCGGAGGTCAGGTCGGACTTGTCGGCCATCGCGGTGGAGATGCTGCCAGGCATCACCGAGAACAGCACGGAGAGCAGCACCGCGGTGCCGAGCGTGCCACCGATCTGGCGGAAGAAGGTGGCGGCGCTGGTGGCGACGCCCATGTCCTTCGGCCGAACAGCGCCCTGCGTGGCCAGCGTGAGCGCCTGCTGGATGAGGCCGAGGCCGAATCCGGCGATCACCATGACGCCTGCGAGGAACCAGATCGACGAGTCCACCCTGAGCATGGTGAGCAGGCCGTAGGCGATCGCGACGAGGCCGATGCCGATCGTGGGGAACCACCGATACTTGCCGGTCTTCGACACGAAGACGCCGGAGCCGATCGAGGCGACCATGAGTCCGCCGATCATCGGCAGCATGGCGAACCCGGATGCCGTCGGGTCGAGGCCCACGACGATCTGCAGGTAGAGCGGGATGGTCAGCATCGCGCCGAACATGCCGAAGCCCACGAGGAAGCCGAGCACGGTGGCCATGGAGAACGTGCCTGAACGGAACAGCTTGAGCGGGATGATGGCATCCTCGCGCATGCGCCATTCGATGATCAGGAACGAGATGAGGCCCAACGCACCGATCACGTAGCAGGCGATCGAGCCGGCCGAGGTCCAGCCCCACTCGCGTCCCTGCTCGGCGACCAGCAGGAACGGAACGAGCGTGACGATGACGGCGGATGCCCCGTACCAGTCGATGCGCGGCCGCACGTGGTCCTTGCCCACCTTCGGCAGGTGCAGGAACATCCACACCATGGCGATCGCGACGAGTCCGATCGGCACGTTGATGAGGAACACCCAGCGCCATCCCGTGATGCCGAGGATCGAGCTCGCACCGGCGAACACGCCGCCGATGAGGGGACCGATGACCGACGAGATGCCGAACACGGCGAGGAAGAAGCCCTGGTACTTCGCACGCTCGCGCGGGGCGAGGATGTCACCCATGATGGCCAGCGGCAGCGACATCAGCGCTCCGGCGCCGATGCCCTGGAAGGCGCGGAACGCGGCCAGCTCGATCATCGAGGTCGAGAAGCTGGAGAGCAGCGAGCCGACGATGAACACGGCGATGCCGAACAGGTACAGCGGCCTGCGGCCGAAGACGTCGGAGAGCTTGCCGTAGATGGGCACCATGATCGTCGACGTGATCATGTAGGCGGTGGTGACCCACGCCTGCTGGTCGAGGCCGTGAAGGTCATCGCCGATGGTGCGGATGGCCGTGCTCACGATGGTCTGGTCGAGAGAGGCCAGGAACATGCCGGCCATCAGGCCGACGATCACCAGCATGATCTGGCGTGGAGACATCACGGGAGAGCGGCGCTCCCCCATGAGTGCGCTGGAGGGCTCCCGCGCGGTGACAGTGGATGACATGGACGATCCTTCGATTGGATGAGGCGTGCCCGGTACGCCTTCGATACCCAGGACAACAATATGCAGTACTGCAATATTGCACTCCTGCACTTTAAAGTGTGCTGGGAATCGTTCCGCACACGCAGCAGCCGGGCGTGAAGAACTCGTCTTCACGCCCGGCTGCTGAATATGGATGCGCTACAGAACCTTCGAGAGGAACGCCTTCGTGCGCTGGTGCTGCGGGTTGGTCAGCACCTCCTTGGGATCCCCGGCCTCGACGACGACACCGCCGTCCATGAAGACGACGGAGTCGCCCACCTCGCGGGCGAAGCCCATCTCGTGGGTGACGACCACCATGGTCATGCCGGTCTGCGCGAGCCCGCGCATCACGTCGAGCACCTCGCCGACCAGCTCCGGGTCGAGCGCGCTGGTCGGTTCGTCGAACAGCATCAGCTTCGGGTCCATCGCGAGCGCGCGGGCGATCGCCACACGCTGCTGCTGACCGCCGGAGAGCTGTGACGGGTAGTGCCCGCTCTGCTGAGCGAGGCCCACCCTGGCGAGCAGTTCTCTGCCGCGCGCGAGCGCATCCGACTTCGACACGCCCTTGACCCGAATGGGCGCCTCGACCACGTTCTCGAGCGCCGTCATGTGCGGAAACAGGTTGAAGTGCTGAAACACCATGCCGATGTCCCGCCGCTGCCTCGCCGCCTCACTCGGCTTCAGCTCGTAGAGCTTGTCGCCCTTCTGCCGATAGCCGACCAGCTGACCGTCGACGTAGAGGCGGCCGGCGTCGATGCGCTCCAGGTGGTTGATGCACCGCAAGAAGGTGGACTTGCCGGATCCGCTCGGCCCGATGACGCACATCACCTCGCCGCGCTGCACCTGCAGCGAGATGGACTTGAGCACCTCGTTGCTGCCGAAGCTCTTCGACAACGTCACCGCGTCGACCATGGGAACGGATGCTCCGCCCCCCGAACCATGGGCCGTCTCGCTCAATGCACTCCTCCCGTGCCCGCCACGGCCGCCGTCGCGACGTCCCGCGCCCCCTGTGCACCGCCGTCTCCGTCTCCGTCGCCGCCGCCGACGGCGGGCCTGCCGCGACCGACGCCGCGGGAGAACCGCCGCTCCAGGAAGTACTGCCCGACCATCAGGATCGAGGTGAAGAACAGATACCAGAGCGACGCCACGATCAGCAGCGGAATGGGCCTGAACGTCACGGCAGCGATATCACTCGTACGGCCGAACAGGTCGAGGGTGAAGGGCACTGCCGCCACCAGCGTGGTGGTCTTCAGCATCGAGATCACCTCGTTGCCCGTCGGCGGGATGATGACCCGCATCGACTGCGGAATCACGACCCTGCGCATGGTCTGCCACCACGACATGCCGAGAGCCTTCGCCGCCTCCTCCTGGCCGGGATCGACCGAGAGCAGGCCCGCGCGCACGATCTCGGCCATGTAGGCCGCCTCGTTGAGCGAGAGACCCACCACGGAGATGAAGAACAGCGGAGGAACCCAGGTGATCGGGATGACCGCCCACGTGTGCACGAACGGAATGCCGATCACGACCGTGTTGTAGATGAGGGTGATGAGCCCCCAGAACACCAACTGCACGTACACCGGGGTACCGCGGAACACCCAC from Humibacter ginsenosidimutans harbors:
- a CDS encoding amino acid ABC transporter permease, whose translation is MSDSPESGAPETSIPKPPEPSTASVPTERAEAIKAVKLRHPWRIAIAVILIVLFVLFVLDAASRKAFDWPDVGKYLFDQRVSQAALVTLELTVYSMIIGIVLGLILAVMRLSPNPVLKAVAWLYLWVFRGTPVYVQLVFWGLITLIYNTVVIGIPFVHTWAVIPITWVPPLFFISVVGLSLNEAAYMAEIVRAGLLSVDPGQEEAAKALGMSWWQTMRRVVIPQSMRVIIPPTGNEVISMLKTTTLVAAVPFTLDLFGRTSDIAAVTFRPIPLLIVASLWYLFFTSILMVGQYFLERRFSRGVGRGRPAVGGGDGDGDGGAQGARDVATAAVAGTGGVH